The following nucleotide sequence is from Microbulbifer sp. A4B17.
GTCCGCAGATGCCAGCTTACAATCATATATTACATCGTTTCGGTGACGAAGTGGATTTGTTGTGCTTTATCGACGCTGATGAATTTCTCGTGAGCACTGAAGACTCCGAGTTAAGAGATCTTTTATCTGACTTTTGTGAGAATGATGACGCGGGGGCTTTAGCGCTTAACTGGAGAAATTTTGGATCTTCTGACCATAAATTCAAGGGAGAAGGACTAGTTATTGAGCGATTTACACGCGCATCGAAACAGGATCACGATTTCAATCGCCATATCAAGACGATTTTGAAGCCCCCGATGACGAAGAAAATGCATATCCATGAGTGTGTACTTCAGTCGGGGCGCTACTATTCCGGGAATCTCCAGCCAGTAGTCTTTGAGAATGGTGAGCCGTGTGAACCCAAGACAAGGAAGGTTCAGTATGAAGGGGTCAGAGTCAATCACTATGTGGTTAAGTCCCGTCACGAGCATGTTATGAAAAAGGAGTGTAAGGGCTCCGGGGCTGGTAGTGCAACTAGGAAAAAGGGCGAAGCATACTTCAAGGCACATGACTTAAATGATGAGTCTGATGAGACATTACTCCGTTATGTCAATGACGTTAAGAGCGGTATTACTACACTGAGGGAGCGTGTGATCGAAGAGACTCCTTACCTCTGCTACGGGAAGGCATTCGTGGATGTAAGGTCGGACCTGATAACCGGTTGGGCTGCGGCTGAGTTTGATGGCCCGATAAAGATTCGTCTGTTGATCAATGGAGAGGAACACCTTGTAGACGTGAATCGTGGACGGCCTGATGTAGTGAATAAAGGGCTCTCCCGGCGTTTAAAGTGTGGGTTTAGCTTTAAACCTAGCAAAGTCATAACCCGCGAGGATAGAATCGAGGCATATATCTACGCTACGACTGTTGAGGCAAAAATTAACTATCGGTTAACTACTACTATATAGTTGCAGGGGGCGTAAAGGTTTGATAAAGGCTCTTATAAGTGCCCGAACCTTAGAGCGTAGATTTTAGGTAGAGTATAAATAGCGCTATGAAGTGCATTTTTACAAATTGGGTTCTTACTAGTGTTTAGATTTCTAAAGTCCCTGCTTCATATTGACTTGGGGCGTAGGCTTAGTTCCCTGCATGCGATTGAGCGGGCCAAGGATGCTGAGGCTGATTTTGACTGGCTTTCTAAGGGTAGGGATCCTCAATTTTTGATCAAGGGGCGGGGACTTGGCTCTGGCTGGTATATGCTAGAAATAGATCTTCGACATGATCAGCCCTCAGCAGATGCGAAGATTTACTTTGATCACGGAAGCGGCTTCAATGAGCCAGATAGTGTATTTATTCCGATAAAATCTGGCAGAGTAACTAAGCGCCTTGTGTATCTATCTTCTCGGGCGCATGCACTCCGTTTTGACCCAATGGAAACTTCGGGGCTTTTCTCAATTAGGCACTTTCACCTGGTCAGATTGCCAGCACAGTTTGCCTATGATCGTTTGTCCCAGCGCTTGGCTAACATGCACTTTAAGTTCCGTGACTTGGGGAAAGCAAATGTATTGCAATATATTCGCGAAGAAGCCCGTGAAACCAATCGCCCTTGGAAAGAGTTGGCTCTGCATCACTACGCAAGAACTTTCACTAAAAGGCGGCAGACGTGTGATTATGCGGAATGGATCGGTAAGGTTGAAGCCATAAAGCTAGCTTCCCGTTCGGATGATGCGTACGGGGAGAAGCTTGACGCGCAGCCCCTGATTTCAATTATCCTCCCAACTTTCAATACTGATCCAGAGTTGCTACGTGATTGTTTAGAGTCTGTACTTGCGCAGAGTTATAACAAATGGCAGCTTTGTATCGCCGATGATGCTTCCTCAAATCAGAAGACCCGGGAATGTCTTTTGGAGTATCAGGCTCAGGATTCTCGTATTCAGGTAGTTTTTCGGAAAGATAACGGACATATTTCTGCTGCTAGTAATACTGCCCTGGAATTGGTAAAGGGCGGATATATTGCACTGTTGGATCATGATGATACCTTGGCGCCACATGCATTGATGACAATGGTGAAGGCGATTGCCGACAACCCTCAGGCACAGCTGCTTTATAGTGATGAAGACAAAATTGATGAGCTGGGTGAGCGCTTCGACCCGCACTTTAAGCCAGGCTGGAATCCAGATCTGTTACTGTCACAAAACTATATTTGTCATTTGACTGTTTTGAAAACAGCACTTGTGGAACAGATCGGGGGCTTTCGTTTAGGGCTTGAGGGTAGCCAGGACCATGATTTACTTCTGCGCTGTGTGCCGTACCTGAATAGTGACAATGTAGTTCATATCCCGGAAATACTATACCACTGGCGGGCAATTAGTGGCTCTACTGCTCTGGAAGGTGGCGCGAAAAATTATGCTGCGACTGCTGGTTTGAAAGCTGTGAATGATTACCTGAGCTCTCAAACTATAAATGCTACTGCGATGCCTGGTACGGCTCCAAATAGCTATAGAGTGCGATGGAATGTGCCGGAGTCGGCTCCTCTAGTGAGCCTATTGGTTCCTACGCGAGATGGCTTTGGTATTTTAAAGCCCTGTGTAGAGGCAATCCTCTCTAGAACTGATTACCCAAATTTTGAATTGTTAATTTTGGATAATCAAAGCACCTGTGAGGCTACGCTGAGCTTTTTGGAGGAGATATGTACTTCTGATCCTCGTGTTTCCGTACACCGCTGGGATTATCCATTCAATTACTCGGCAATTAATAATTTCGGTGCTGGCCTTGCGAAGGGTGAGGTTATTGGGTTGATCAATAATGATATTGAGCCCATCAATAGTGATTGGCTGAGTGAGTTGGTGGGGCAGGCTCTAAGGCCCGAAATTGGCTGTGTTGGAGCCAAACTATATTATCCCAACGATACTATTCAGCACGGTGGAGTAATCTTAGGTATTGGTGGTGTCGCTGGTCATTCCCACAAGTATTTCAGTCGCAATGAATATGGCTACTTTTCACGTCTCCACCTTATTCAAAACCTTTCTGCAGTGACCGCTGCTTGCTTACTATTGCGTAAGGCAGTTTTCGATGAGGTTGGTGGATTGAATGAGGAAGACTTAGCAGTATCCTTTAACGATGTGGACTTATGCTTGAAGGTTCGCGAAGCAGGTTATCGTAATCTGTGGACACCTTACGCAGAGCTATACCACCACGAATCTGTATCCCGTGGAGCGGACAACACTACAGCAAAACGCCGCCGTGCACAGAGGGAGGCCGATTATATGCGTGGCCGGTGGGGAGATTTACTAGATACCGATCCCGCATATAACCCTAATCTGACCTTAATCCATGAGGATTTTACCCTGGCGTGATAGTGATATGGCGCAGTATTTCAATTACTGCGCCATTCGTATTCAGAGCGACATAGCAGGCGTGCCTTACTTTTTGATACCTGGAAGCTGTCTACTCGACTTGTTGGCTTAAAGGTTTGGGAGCCTGGAGGCGCAATCGTATCAGATTTGGCATAATCTACTTACGCTATAAGCGTATAAGTAAACAAGTTCTTGCTCCGGTAGCCCAAGCGACGTCCCAACCTTATGACCTTTTCTCAATTATTTGTAGCCTGTATCTTCGTTCTGGTTATCGTTTCACTGATCTTCACCCGGTTTAGGCCATCCCTGGTCTTCGCTTCGGCCGCTGGGGCTTGCTTTCTAACTGGACTTGTGCCAGCGGAGTCAGCTCTACAGAAGGGGGCCAACCCGGGTCTGGTGACATTGGTCGCGTTACTATTGGTATCTGTGGGACTGGAGAAGGCTCGTTGGTTGCGATTGATTTCAGGTGGGCTAATCAAGGGCTCCCTCAATGCCAGCCTGTTACGGCTTTCTGCTGCTACGGCATTGAGTTCGGCCTTCCTTAACAATACGGCAGTGGTGGCAGCACTTGCATCCAGTGTTAAGGGGCAGCGGCGGCTGCCCGCAGCCAAGCTTTTGATGCCGCTATCATATGCGGCAATACTTGGGGGGACACTGACCCTGATAGGAACTTCCACCAACCTGATTGTCAATAGTTTTGTATTGGATCGCGGCTTGCCAGGACTGGATTTCTTTGCCTTTTTACCGGTAGGGTTGGCCGCAACTTTAGTAGGACTCACTGTACTTCTATTGTGTAATCGTTTGCTACCCGAAGGGAGCGTAGCTGATGAACCGGTGACTGAATACTTGCTAGAGGCCGAGGTAGTGGAGAATTCTCCTCTTGATGGAAAGAGTGTTGAGCAAAATAATCTGCGTCGCCTGGAGACTTTCTACCTAATTGAAATAGTTCGGGGTGATCAAGTAATCAGCCCAGTTGGCCCCTCAGAATTAATCCGTTCTGGCGATAAATTGATTTTCAGTGGCGATGTTCGTGATCTCGGGCGTTTACAGGATATAGAAGGTTTACGCTTATTTGCTTTAGACGATGAGGCATTGGATTTAAATCTTACAGAAGTGGTGATTACTCCAAGCTCCAGTATTCTAGGCCAGTCGCTCAAAAGTTGTAACTTTCGCACTCGTTTTGATGCCGCAGTTGTGGCAATGCGGCGTGGCGGTGACAGGCTGTCGGGTAAGTTGGGAGAGATTGAATTACGAGCAGGAGATGCGCTCTTACTCGCCGTGGGACCTGATTTCCGTCATCATCTTAATATCGACAAAAACTTCTATGTGATCAGTGGTACTGAGGTTAGACGGGACTTGTCCCGACGGGATAATTGGCTATTGGGCTTAGGCTTCACGGCAGTTGTAGCTGGAGCGGCACTTGGTTATTTTTCATTGCTGAAAGGCCTGCTGGTACTACTTGGTGGCATGATCGGCCTCGGTATCCTATCGACTACTGAATTGCAAAGGCGTTTTCCTTTCCAGATA
It contains:
- a CDS encoding glycosyltransferase family 2 protein, whose amino-acid sequence is MKFGIAAIFKNEYEYILEWIVYHQLIGVDAFYIADNVSDDGSSQLLEALDCLGVINRVYFPRVGDCGPQMPAYNHILHRFGDEVDLLCFIDADEFLVSTEDSELRDLLSDFCENDDAGALALNWRNFGSSDHKFKGEGLVIERFTRASKQDHDFNRHIKTILKPPMTKKMHIHECVLQSGRYYSGNLQPVVFENGEPCEPKTRKVQYEGVRVNHYVVKSRHEHVMKKECKGSGAGSATRKKGEAYFKAHDLNDESDETLLRYVNDVKSGITTLRERVIEETPYLCYGKAFVDVRSDLITGWAAAEFDGPIKIRLLINGEEHLVDVNRGRPDVVNKGLSRRLKCGFSFKPSKVITREDRIEAYIYATTVEAKINYRLTTTI
- a CDS encoding SLC13 family permease, translated to MTFSQLFVACIFVLVIVSLIFTRFRPSLVFASAAGACFLTGLVPAESALQKGANPGLVTLVALLLVSVGLEKARWLRLISGGLIKGSLNASLLRLSAATALSSAFLNNTAVVAALASSVKGQRRLPAAKLLMPLSYAAILGGTLTLIGTSTNLIVNSFVLDRGLPGLDFFAFLPVGLAATLVGLTVLLLCNRLLPEGSVADEPVTEYLLEAEVVENSPLDGKSVEQNNLRRLETFYLIEIVRGDQVISPVGPSELIRSGDKLIFSGDVRDLGRLQDIEGLRLFALDDEALDLNLTEVVITPSSSILGQSLKSCNFRTRFDAAVVAMRRGGDRLSGKLGEIELRAGDALLLAVGPDFRHHLNIDKNFYVISGTEVRRDLSRRDNWLLGLGFTAVVAGAALGYFSLLKGLLVLLGGMIGLGILSTTELQRRFPFQIWLIIASALVLAEAFAGSGLADALAEGLKGLLAGWGPMAGLVGIFLLTLALTELMTNNAAAALAFPLAWSLADSFGVSWMPFVMAVAYGASASFLTPFGYQTNLIVQNLGGYHFRDFLRAGLPLTVAYSVVILVLLPIVFPFEV
- a CDS encoding glycosyltransferase family 2 protein, producing MFRFLKSLLHIDLGRRLSSLHAIERAKDAEADFDWLSKGRDPQFLIKGRGLGSGWYMLEIDLRHDQPSADAKIYFDHGSGFNEPDSVFIPIKSGRVTKRLVYLSSRAHALRFDPMETSGLFSIRHFHLVRLPAQFAYDRLSQRLANMHFKFRDLGKANVLQYIREEARETNRPWKELALHHYARTFTKRRQTCDYAEWIGKVEAIKLASRSDDAYGEKLDAQPLISIILPTFNTDPELLRDCLESVLAQSYNKWQLCIADDASSNQKTRECLLEYQAQDSRIQVVFRKDNGHISAASNTALELVKGGYIALLDHDDTLAPHALMTMVKAIADNPQAQLLYSDEDKIDELGERFDPHFKPGWNPDLLLSQNYICHLTVLKTALVEQIGGFRLGLEGSQDHDLLLRCVPYLNSDNVVHIPEILYHWRAISGSTALEGGAKNYAATAGLKAVNDYLSSQTINATAMPGTAPNSYRVRWNVPESAPLVSLLVPTRDGFGILKPCVEAILSRTDYPNFELLILDNQSTCEATLSFLEEICTSDPRVSVHRWDYPFNYSAINNFGAGLAKGEVIGLINNDIEPINSDWLSELVGQALRPEIGCVGAKLYYPNDTIQHGGVILGIGGVAGHSHKYFSRNEYGYFSRLHLIQNLSAVTAACLLLRKAVFDEVGGLNEEDLAVSFNDVDLCLKVREAGYRNLWTPYAELYHHESVSRGADNTTAKRRRAQREADYMRGRWGDLLDTDPAYNPNLTLIHEDFTLA